In Chlorocebus sabaeus isolate Y175 chromosome 11, mChlSab1.0.hap1, whole genome shotgun sequence, one DNA window encodes the following:
- the KRT8 gene encoding keratin, type II cytoskeletal 8 translates to MSIRVTQKSYKVSTSGPRAFSSRSYTSGPGARISSSSFSRVGSSSFRGGLGGGYGGASGMGGITAVTVNQSLLSPLNLEVDPNIQAVRTQEKEQIKTLNNKFASFIDKVRFLEQQNKMLETKWSLLQQQKTARSNMDNMFESYINNLRRQLETLGQEKLKLEAELGNMQGLVEDFKNKYEDEINKRTEMENEFVLIKKDVDEAYMNKVELESRLEGLTDEINFLRQLYEEEIRELQSQISDTSVVLSMDNSRSLDMDSIIAEVKAQYEEIANRSRAEAESMYQIKYEELQSLAGKHGDDLRRTKTEISEMNRNISRLQAEIEGLKGQRASLEAAIADAEQRGELAIKDANAKLSELEAALQRAKQDMARQLREYQELMNVKLALDIEIATYRKLLEGEESRLESGMQNMSIHTKTTSGYAGGLSSAYGGLTSPGLSYGLGSSFGSGAGSSSFSRTSSSRAVVVKKIETRDGKLVSESSDVLPK, encoded by the exons ATGTCCATCAGGGTGACCCAGAAGTCCTACAAGGTGTCCACCTCTGGCCCCCGGGCCTTCAGCAGCCGCTCCTACACGAGTGGGCCCGGTGCCCGCATCAGCTCCTCGAGCTTCTCCCGAGTGGGAAGCAGCAGCTTTCGGGGTGGCCTGGGCGGCGGCTATGGTGGGGCCAGCGGCATGGGAGGCATCACCGCAGTCACGGTCAACCAGAGCCTGCTGAGCCCCCTTAACCTGGAGGTGGACCCCAACATCCAGGCCGTGCGCACCCAGGAGAAGGAGCAGATCAAGACCCTCAACAACAAGTTTGCCTCCTTCATAGACAAG GTACGGTTCCTGGAGCAGCAGAACAAGATGCTGGAGACCAAGTGGAGCCTCCTGCAGCAGCAGAAGACAGCTCGGAGCAACATGGACAACATGTTCGAGAGTTACATCAACAACCTTAGGCGGCAGCTGGAGACTCTGGGCCAGGAGAAGCTGaaactggaggcagagcttggcaACATGCAGGGGCTGGTGGAGGACTTCAAGAACAA GTATGAGGATGAGATAAATAAACGTACAgagatggagaatgaatttgtcCTCATCAAGAAG GATGTGGATGAAGCTTACATGAACAAGGTAGAGCTGGAGTCTCGTCTGGAAGGGCTGACTGATGAAATCAACTTCCTCAGGCAGCTGTATGAAGAG GAGATCCGGGAGCTGCAGTCCCAGATCTCGGACACATCTGTGGTGCTGTCCATGGACAACAGCCGCTCCCTGGACATGGACAGCATCATCGCTGAGGTCAAGGCACAGTATGAGGAGATCGCCAACCGCAGCCGGGCTGAGGCTGAGAGCATGTACCAGATCAAGTATGAGGAGCTGCAGAGCCTGGCTGGGAAGCACGGGGATGACCTGCGACGGACCAAAACTGAGATCTCCGAGATGAACCGGAACATCAGCCGGCTTCAGGCTGAGATTGAGGGCCTCAAAGGCCAG AGGGCTTCCCTGGAGGCTGCCATTGCAGATGCCGAGCAGCGTGGAGAGCTGGCCATTAAGGATGCCAACGCCAAGTTGTCCGAGCTGGAGGCCGCCCTGCAGCGGGCCAAGCAAGACATGGCGCGGCAGCTGCGTGAGTACCAGGAGCTGATGAACGTCAAGCTGGCCCTGGACATTGAGATCGCCACCTACAGGAAGCTGCTGGAGGGCGAGGAGAGCCG GCTGGAGTCCGGGATGCAGAACATGAGTATTCATACGAAGACCACCAGCGGCTATGCAG GTGGTCTGAGCTCGGCCTATGGGGGCCTCACAAGCCCCGGCCTCAGCTACGGCCTGGGCTCCAGCTTTGGCTCTGGCGCGGGCTCCAGCTCCTTCAGCCGCACCAGCTCCTCCAGGGCCGTAGTTGTGAAGAAGATCGAGACACGCGATGGGAAGCTGGTGTCTGAGTCCTCTGACGTCCTGCCCAAGTGA